A genomic segment from Blastococcus sp. PRF04-17 encodes:
- a CDS encoding transglycosylase family protein — translation MTVAAAVLAGTAPGTASAAPADERAATRAAEEAGAQVGRLLTQIGDAQGAVDDAAARVSRALADVATQERAHDAALAHARVAAAAAQEARADLSGARDAVAVFARNSYMSGSTSPVLESLLTSGSPAQALERVALLEAAGSHRSTVLTVAASAQERAAELESEAEDALADAARQQDAARTALAAAEAVQAAAQRQVSDLRTAQSAMQARLDEARSALVALQEQRAAAQQATRQAPPRTPSAPAPSPPPPVRTGHDWDAVAMCESGGNWSINTGNGYYGGLQFSQSTWDAFGGQTYAPRADLATKSEQITVAERVLVGQGPGAWPTCGRNL, via the coding sequence GTGACCGTCGCCGCCGCCGTCCTCGCGGGCACCGCGCCGGGCACGGCATCGGCCGCCCCGGCCGACGAGCGCGCCGCGACCCGTGCGGCCGAGGAAGCCGGGGCGCAGGTCGGCCGGCTGCTCACCCAGATCGGCGACGCGCAGGGCGCGGTGGACGACGCCGCCGCGCGGGTCTCCCGGGCACTCGCCGACGTCGCGACCCAGGAGCGCGCCCACGACGCCGCGCTGGCGCACGCCCGCGTGGCCGCGGCCGCCGCGCAGGAGGCGCGGGCCGACCTCTCCGGCGCCCGGGACGCCGTCGCCGTGTTCGCGCGCAACAGCTACATGAGCGGCTCGACCTCACCGGTGCTGGAGAGCCTGCTCACCTCGGGCAGTCCGGCCCAGGCACTGGAACGGGTCGCGCTGCTCGAGGCCGCGGGCAGCCACCGCTCCACCGTGCTGACGGTCGCGGCGTCCGCGCAGGAGCGGGCGGCCGAGCTGGAGTCGGAAGCCGAGGACGCCCTCGCCGACGCCGCGCGGCAGCAGGACGCGGCTCGCACCGCCCTGGCGGCGGCCGAGGCCGTCCAGGCGGCCGCACAACGGCAGGTCAGCGACCTGCGGACGGCGCAGTCGGCCATGCAGGCCCGGCTCGACGAGGCGCGGTCGGCTCTCGTCGCGCTCCAGGAGCAGCGGGCGGCCGCTCAGCAGGCGACCCGGCAGGCGCCGCCGCGCACGCCGTCCGCCCCCGCCCCGTCCCCGCCACCGCCGGTGCGCACGGGGCACGACTGGGACGCCGTCGCGATGTGCGAGTCCGGTGGGAACTGGAGCATCAACACCGGCAACGGCTACTACGGCGGCCTGCAGTTCAGCCAGTCGACGTGGGACGCGTTCGGCGGCCAGACCTACGCGCCACGCGCCGACCTGGCGACCAAGAGCGAACAGATCACCGTCGCCGAGCGGGTGCTCGTGGGCCAGGGGCCCGGCGCCTGGCCCACCTGCGGCCGAAACCTCTGA
- a CDS encoding DEAD/DEAH box helicase: protein MRPGDDVMAVLARAVRDVEGAVARRAATPSVRAEFQAIALLLREERARVVADESSSAAYRSEQLKRLDGIAAILGRVAVRDSALLALLADDAIPSEGAKERRRDMLKAVGIEPEPEEPPVVEPAVDPALAERQVVPQSVISRQLANPFLAPDFEAARPAPARPRRLAGWELLGPLFSSFERAGGGAPACMELPEPAPWQVPAGLELMPHQARMVAAAAAGHRTFLLADEPGLGKTAQSLVAAEVSQAYPLLVVVPNVVKTNWAREAGRWTPNRRATVIQGNGERIDGFADVVIVNYEVLDRHVGWLGDFGFRGMVVDEAHFIKNKTSQRSQHVLELAERIRSRTARPLLMALTGTPLINDIDDFRAIWQFLGWIDDTQPLGPLTDCLEETGLTPADRSFYPAARQCVIDLGIVRRRKVDVAADIPARRIADLPVELDDKAGRSIRAAERELARRLVKRYESALAARESATVVEGIDHGLVRKVAGWELKDTSTKTAGENVFSMMRRIGQAKAGLAADYAAQLARSAGKVVFFAKHVDVMDVAEETLERLGVRYSSIRGDQTPTSRQKNIDAFVNDPDVAVVVCSLTAAGVGLNLQVASNIVLAELSWTDAEQTQAIDRAHRIGQTEPVTAWRIIAAQTLDARIAELIDSKAGLAARALDGSDEETQSSADVQLEALVALLTQALVQPEAYAGRS from the coding sequence GTGCGTCCCGGCGACGACGTCATGGCGGTCCTCGCCCGCGCCGTCCGCGACGTCGAGGGGGCCGTCGCGCGCCGCGCCGCGACGCCGTCGGTCCGCGCCGAGTTCCAGGCGATCGCGCTCCTGCTGCGCGAGGAACGCGCCCGCGTCGTGGCGGACGAGTCCAGCAGTGCCGCGTACCGCTCCGAGCAGCTCAAGCGCCTCGACGGGATCGCCGCCATCCTCGGCCGGGTGGCGGTGCGCGACAGCGCCCTGCTCGCCCTGCTCGCCGACGACGCCATCCCCTCGGAGGGGGCCAAGGAGCGCCGCCGGGACATGCTCAAGGCCGTCGGCATCGAACCGGAACCCGAGGAGCCGCCGGTGGTGGAGCCGGCGGTCGATCCGGCGCTGGCCGAGCGCCAGGTCGTGCCGCAGTCGGTGATCTCCCGTCAGCTGGCCAACCCGTTCCTCGCCCCCGACTTCGAGGCCGCACGGCCGGCTCCGGCGCGGCCGCGCCGGCTCGCCGGCTGGGAGCTGCTGGGCCCCCTGTTCAGCTCCTTCGAGCGCGCCGGTGGCGGCGCCCCCGCCTGCATGGAACTCCCGGAGCCGGCTCCCTGGCAGGTCCCCGCGGGCCTGGAGCTGATGCCCCACCAGGCCCGGATGGTGGCCGCGGCGGCCGCCGGGCACCGGACCTTCCTGCTCGCCGACGAGCCGGGGCTGGGCAAGACGGCGCAGTCGCTGGTCGCCGCCGAGGTGTCGCAGGCCTATCCGCTGCTCGTCGTGGTGCCGAACGTGGTGAAGACCAACTGGGCCCGCGAGGCCGGCCGGTGGACGCCGAACCGCCGGGCGACGGTCATCCAGGGCAACGGCGAGCGGATCGACGGCTTCGCCGACGTCGTGATCGTGAACTACGAGGTGCTGGACCGGCACGTGGGCTGGCTCGGCGACTTCGGGTTCCGCGGGATGGTCGTCGACGAGGCGCACTTCATCAAGAACAAGACCTCGCAGCGCTCGCAGCACGTGCTGGAGCTCGCCGAGCGGATCCGTTCGCGCACCGCCCGCCCGCTGCTCATGGCGCTCACCGGCACGCCGCTGATCAACGACATCGACGACTTCCGCGCCATCTGGCAGTTCCTCGGCTGGATCGACGACACCCAGCCGCTCGGCCCGCTCACCGACTGCCTCGAGGAGACCGGCCTGACGCCGGCCGACCGCAGCTTCTACCCAGCCGCCCGGCAGTGCGTCATCGACCTGGGCATCGTCCGCCGGCGCAAGGTCGACGTGGCGGCCGACATCCCCGCCCGCCGCATCGCCGACCTGCCCGTCGAGCTCGACGACAAGGCCGGGCGGTCGATCCGGGCGGCCGAGCGAGAACTCGCCCGCCGGCTCGTCAAGCGCTACGAGAGCGCGCTCGCGGCCCGCGAATCCGCCACCGTCGTCGAGGGCATCGATCACGGACTGGTGCGCAAGGTGGCCGGCTGGGAGCTCAAGGACACCAGCACCAAGACCGCCGGCGAGAACGTCTTCAGCATGATGCGGCGCATCGGCCAGGCCAAGGCCGGCCTGGCCGCCGACTACGCCGCCCAGCTCGCCCGGAGCGCGGGCAAGGTGGTGTTCTTCGCCAAGCACGTGGACGTGATGGACGTCGCCGAGGAGACCCTCGAGCGGCTGGGGGTGCGCTACTCCTCGATCCGCGGCGACCAGACACCCACCTCGCGGCAGAAGAACATCGACGCCTTCGTCAACGACCCCGACGTCGCCGTGGTCGTCTGCTCCCTCACGGCCGCCGGCGTCGGGCTCAACCTCCAGGTCGCCTCCAACATCGTGCTCGCCGAGCTCTCCTGGACCGACGCCGAGCAGACGCAGGCGATCGACCGTGCCCACCGGATCGGGCAGACCGAACCGGTCACGGCCTGGCGGATCATCGCCGCCCAGACCCTGGACGCCCGGATCGCCGAGCTCATCGACAGCAAGGCCGGCCTCGCCGCGCGGGCGCTCGACGGCTCGGACGAGGAGACGCAGTCCTCGGCCGACGTCCAGCTCGAGGCGCTGGTCGCGCTGCTGACCCAGGCCCTGGTCCAGCCGGAGGCGTACGCGGGCCGGAGCTGA
- the fabI gene encoding enoyl-ACP reductase FabI, with the protein MSGSDGILAGKNVLVTGVLTEASIAFATARIAQEQGATVVLSNFGRALSLCQRIAKRLPQEAAVVELDVTNTQHLSTLADRLREQGFDRLDGVVHSIGFAPQEAMGEGFPEVAWEHAATAFQVSSWSYASLTQACRPLLGNPSSVVGLTFDASVAWPVYGWMGAAKAALESVSRYVARELGPEGIRSNIVAAGPLRSMAMKSIPGSAQFEEAWEGRAPLGWSVTDTEPAGKAVVALLSDWFPATTGEIVHVDGGFHAVGV; encoded by the coding sequence ATGAGCGGCAGCGACGGGATCCTGGCGGGCAAGAACGTCTTGGTGACCGGCGTCCTGACGGAGGCGTCGATCGCGTTCGCCACCGCCCGGATCGCCCAGGAGCAGGGCGCGACCGTCGTGCTCTCCAACTTCGGGCGGGCACTGTCGCTGTGCCAGCGGATCGCCAAGCGCCTGCCGCAGGAAGCCGCCGTCGTCGAGCTCGACGTCACGAACACCCAGCACCTGTCGACCCTCGCCGACCGGCTGCGCGAGCAGGGCTTCGACCGCCTCGACGGCGTCGTCCACTCCATCGGCTTCGCGCCGCAGGAGGCCATGGGCGAGGGCTTCCCCGAGGTCGCGTGGGAGCACGCGGCCACGGCGTTCCAGGTGTCGTCGTGGTCCTACGCCTCGCTGACCCAGGCCTGCCGTCCGCTGCTGGGCAACCCGTCGTCGGTCGTGGGGCTGACCTTCGACGCCTCGGTCGCCTGGCCGGTGTACGGCTGGATGGGCGCGGCCAAGGCGGCGCTGGAATCGGTGAGCCGGTACGTGGCCCGCGAGCTCGGCCCCGAGGGCATCCGGTCGAACATCGTCGCCGCCGGGCCGCTGCGCAGCATGGCCATGAAGTCCATCCCGGGCAGCGCCCAGTTCGAGGAGGCGTGGGAGGGCCGCGCCCCGCTGGGCTGGTCGGTCACCGACACCGAGCCCGCCGGAAAGGCAGTCGTCGCCCTGCTGTCGGACTGGTTCCCCGCCACCACCGGCGAGATCGTGCACGTCGACGGAGGGTTCCACGCCGTCGGTGTGTAG
- a CDS encoding NRDE family protein gives MCTVAVRWSPGRPAQILALRDELTSRDFDDPGRWWPEFPGAVGGRDRTAGGTWCATDVASGATALVLNRPEKRLGDPGAPSRGLLPLLGVARGADWPAAIRLEGMASFSLVLVTSDRLTTWLFDGERLSSAEHPEGTLLVTSGGPEDRKADRWLGRFAEAPFPEGWQELVLASEPADDPSALVVRHEEDGLVYATVFCQLMDAVPGRLRLEYSRTPWIEGSWTDTVVS, from the coding sequence GTGTGCACGGTGGCGGTGCGGTGGTCCCCGGGGCGTCCGGCGCAGATCCTGGCGCTCCGCGACGAGCTCACCTCCCGCGACTTCGACGACCCGGGCCGGTGGTGGCCGGAGTTCCCCGGCGCCGTCGGCGGACGCGATCGGACCGCCGGCGGGACGTGGTGCGCGACCGACGTCGCCAGCGGAGCCACCGCGCTCGTGCTCAACCGGCCCGAGAAGCGCCTCGGCGACCCGGGCGCGCCCAGCCGCGGGCTCCTGCCGCTGCTGGGCGTCGCGCGCGGCGCCGACTGGCCGGCGGCGATCCGGCTGGAGGGGATGGCCTCGTTCAGCCTGGTCCTGGTCACTTCCGACCGGTTGACGACGTGGCTCTTCGACGGCGAGCGGCTCAGCTCCGCCGAGCACCCGGAGGGCACACTGCTCGTCACCTCGGGCGGGCCGGAGGACCGCAAGGCCGACCGGTGGCTGGGCCGGTTCGCCGAGGCGCCGTTCCCCGAGGGCTGGCAGGAGCTGGTGCTGGCTTCGGAGCCGGCGGACGACCCGTCGGCCCTCGTCGTGCGGCACGAGGAGGACGGTCTGGTCTACGCGACGGTGTTCTGCCAGCTCATGGACGCCGTACCGGGACGGCTGCGCCTGGAGTACAGCCGCACCCCGTGGATCGAGGGCTCCTGGACCGACACCGTCGTCAGCTGA
- a CDS encoding VWA domain-containing protein produces MIFQAPLWLLALLAVVALVALYVVLQLRRKAYAARFTNVALLGSLVPRRPGWRRHLAFAVVALGLATLVVSLAQPSTEVRVPRERATVVMAVDVSLSMQATDIEPDRFRAMQTAAKEFVEVLPERINLGLVSFAGTATTLVPPTTDRQQVVGAIDNLDLAESTAIGEAVFTSLTAIENFQSTLDAGEAEEVPARIVLLSDGYNTVGREDTQAIDAARAAGVPVSTIAFGTDYGTLDLDGETVPVPVDRATLENIAEQTGGSYSEAASAAELEQVYADLGSQIGYTTEPQDISPWFVRGGVALALLGAVLSLLWTNRLV; encoded by the coding sequence ATGATCTTCCAGGCACCGCTGTGGCTGCTGGCACTGCTCGCCGTCGTCGCGCTCGTCGCCCTGTACGTCGTGCTGCAGCTGCGCCGCAAGGCGTACGCGGCGCGGTTCACCAACGTGGCGCTGCTCGGCTCGCTCGTGCCGAGGCGCCCGGGCTGGCGGCGGCACCTGGCCTTCGCCGTCGTCGCGCTCGGCCTGGCGACCCTGGTCGTCTCCCTGGCCCAGCCCAGCACCGAGGTGCGGGTGCCGCGCGAGCGGGCGACGGTGGTCATGGCCGTCGACGTGTCGCTGTCGATGCAGGCCACCGACATCGAGCCCGACCGCTTCCGCGCCATGCAGACCGCGGCCAAGGAGTTCGTCGAGGTGCTGCCCGAGCGGATCAACCTGGGGCTGGTGTCCTTCGCCGGGACGGCGACCACGCTGGTGCCCCCCACGACCGACCGCCAGCAGGTCGTCGGCGCCATCGACAACCTGGACCTCGCGGAGTCGACGGCGATCGGCGAGGCGGTGTTCACGTCGCTGACCGCGATCGAGAACTTCCAGTCCACCCTGGACGCCGGGGAGGCCGAGGAGGTGCCGGCGCGGATCGTGCTGCTCTCCGACGGCTACAACACCGTCGGCCGCGAGGACACGCAGGCGATCGACGCCGCCCGGGCCGCCGGCGTGCCGGTCTCGACGATCGCGTTCGGCACCGACTACGGCACGCTCGACCTGGACGGCGAGACGGTGCCGGTGCCGGTCGACCGGGCCACGCTGGAGAACATCGCCGAGCAGACCGGCGGCAGCTACAGCGAGGCCGCCAGCGCCGCCGAGCTCGAGCAGGTGTACGCCGACCTCGGCAGCCAGATCGGGTACACGACCGAGCCGCAGGACATCAGTCCGTGGTTCGTCCGCGGTGGCGTCGCCCTGGCGCTGCTGGGCGCCGTCCTCAGCCTGCTCTGGACCAACCGCCTGGTGTAG
- a CDS encoding NfeD family protein: MADVWETRIMAAWLLWLIAAGLFAAGEMVSLDLVLLMLAGGALGGMTVALVGGATVLQLIAFIAVSALLLAVVRPIAKNHLTNRSPLQLDGVDTLIGRTAKVTRDVDASGGRIRMGADEWTARSQHSGETFAVGATVRIMQVDGATAVVGDALE, from the coding sequence ATGGCGGACGTCTGGGAGACTCGGATCATGGCTGCCTGGTTGCTCTGGCTGATCGCCGCGGGGCTCTTCGCGGCCGGCGAAATGGTGAGCCTCGACCTCGTCCTGCTGATGCTGGCCGGCGGTGCGCTCGGCGGCATGACCGTCGCGCTCGTCGGCGGTGCCACGGTGCTCCAGCTGATCGCCTTCATCGCCGTCTCCGCGCTCCTGCTGGCCGTCGTGCGCCCGATCGCGAAGAACCACCTGACCAACCGCTCACCGCTGCAGCTCGACGGCGTCGACACCCTGATCGGCCGGACCGCCAAGGTGACCAGGGACGTCGACGCCTCCGGCGGGCGGATCCGCATGGGCGCCGACGAGTGGACCGCCCGCAGCCAGCACAGCGGCGAGACCTTCGCGGTCGGCGCCACCGTCCGGATCATGCAGGTGGACGGTGCGACGGCGGTCGTCGGGGACGCGTTGGAGTGA
- a CDS encoding quinone oxidoreductase family protein produces the protein MRAVQITRFGGPEVLEVVDIAEPEAGAGQTLYDVSTAGINYADTHQIENSYLAAQQLPLVPGAEFVGTPVGGGRRVVGLLDGGGYAEKAVAHDFLTWPVPDGVSDEQALAVVLQGATAWHLLRTSAHLAEGESVVVIAGAGGVGSLAVQLAKRWGAGRIIATASSPEKRALTEELGADATVDPALADDDPKQFTGALREANGGKPVDIVLEMTGGNVFAGSLSALAPFGRLVTYGMAARQETKAVPPGALMQRSRAVIGFWLAHCMARPQLLDAAMGELLPMVADGSLRPIVGGRYPLSNVRDAHQDLLARRTTGKLVLDPAR, from the coding sequence ATGCGTGCCGTGCAGATCACCCGCTTCGGCGGTCCGGAGGTCCTCGAGGTCGTCGACATCGCCGAGCCGGAGGCGGGGGCGGGCCAGACGCTGTACGACGTCTCCACGGCGGGCATCAACTACGCCGACACCCACCAGATCGAGAACTCCTACCTGGCCGCGCAGCAGTTGCCCCTCGTGCCGGGCGCCGAGTTCGTCGGCACGCCGGTGGGCGGGGGCCGGCGAGTGGTCGGCCTGCTCGACGGCGGCGGCTACGCCGAGAAGGCGGTCGCCCACGACTTCCTCACCTGGCCGGTGCCGGACGGCGTCAGCGACGAGCAGGCGCTGGCCGTCGTCCTGCAGGGCGCCACCGCGTGGCACCTGCTGCGCACCAGCGCGCACCTGGCCGAGGGCGAGTCGGTCGTGGTGATCGCCGGCGCCGGCGGGGTCGGCAGCCTCGCCGTCCAGCTGGCCAAGCGGTGGGGCGCCGGGCGGATCATCGCCACCGCGTCCAGCCCCGAGAAGCGGGCGCTCACCGAGGAGCTCGGCGCCGACGCCACCGTCGACCCGGCGCTGGCCGACGACGACCCGAAGCAGTTCACCGGTGCGCTGCGCGAGGCCAACGGCGGCAAGCCGGTCGACATCGTGCTGGAGATGACCGGAGGCAACGTCTTCGCCGGATCGCTGTCGGCACTGGCCCCCTTCGGCCGGCTGGTCACCTACGGCATGGCCGCCCGGCAGGAGACGAAGGCCGTGCCGCCGGGGGCGCTGATGCAGCGGAGCCGGGCGGTCATCGGCTTCTGGCTGGCGCACTGCATGGCCCGGCCGCAGCTGCTCGACGCCGCGATGGGCGAGCTGCTGCCCATGGTCGCCGACGGCTCGCTGCGGCCGATCGTCGGCGGCCGCTATCCGCTGTCGAACGTCCGCGACGCCCACCAGGACCTGCTCGCCCGTCGGACCACCGGCAAGCTCGTCCTCGACCCGGCCCGCTGA
- a CDS encoding MBL fold metallo-hydrolase, with translation MSPADIDVVICTHLHLDHCGWLFDLAGRPVFPRAHLWFGAADWQHFVLDPRSRMLDHIRQGMLTTDGARVHLVSHDTTVVPGVDVTMTPGHTPGHLSVVVSSGVHRALLLGDAITCPVQLDEPTWHAMGDVDPQLAARVRERLFRELEAENTYGAGAHFPELRFGRVLTGELRRWIG, from the coding sequence GTGAGCCCGGCCGACATCGACGTCGTCATCTGCACCCACCTGCACCTCGACCACTGCGGATGGCTCTTCGACCTGGCCGGCCGGCCGGTCTTCCCCCGGGCCCACCTCTGGTTCGGTGCAGCCGACTGGCAGCACTTCGTCCTGGATCCGCGGAGCAGGATGCTCGACCACATCCGGCAGGGGATGCTGACCACGGACGGCGCCCGCGTCCACCTGGTCAGCCACGACACCACCGTCGTCCCCGGTGTCGACGTGACGATGACCCCGGGGCACACCCCGGGTCACCTGTCGGTCGTCGTGTCCTCCGGTGTGCACCGGGCGCTGCTCCTCGGAGACGCGATCACCTGTCCCGTGCAGCTGGACGAACCGACGTGGCACGCCATGGGCGACGTCGACCCCCAGCTCGCCGCCCGGGTGCGGGAGCGACTGTTCCGCGAGCTCGAGGCCGAGAACACCTACGGGGCCGGCGCGCACTTCCCGGAGCTGCGGTTCGGCCGCGTCCTGACCGGCGAGCTGCGCAGATGGATCGGCTGA
- a CDS encoding hemerythrin domain-containing protein, which produces MTAPMTMNRLIHAAVRRDLDRLDAALGQVSDGDRARAAELARAYANLRLELTHHHEGEDTHIWPMLERAGVSPELLRAMEAEHHAMADALAETSAAMTRFSDTASATDAAAARASVGRTRAVVDRHLAHEEDELEPALRPHLGTPEWKAVEKKLRAVSPGVGGRFFAWLTDGIPTTTGRSSARSSRPPWSRS; this is translated from the coding sequence ATGACCGCGCCGATGACGATGAACCGGCTGATCCACGCCGCCGTCCGCCGTGACCTGGATCGGCTGGACGCCGCCCTGGGTCAGGTCTCCGACGGCGACCGGGCGCGTGCCGCGGAACTGGCCCGCGCCTACGCGAACCTCCGGCTGGAGCTGACCCACCACCACGAGGGCGAGGACACCCACATCTGGCCCATGCTCGAGCGGGCGGGCGTCTCCCCCGAGCTGCTGCGCGCGATGGAAGCGGAGCACCACGCCATGGCCGACGCGCTCGCCGAGACGTCCGCCGCGATGACGCGGTTCTCCGACACCGCGTCGGCCACGGACGCCGCAGCGGCCCGCGCGAGCGTCGGCCGGACCCGGGCGGTCGTCGACCGGCACCTGGCCCACGAGGAGGACGAGCTGGAGCCGGCGCTGCGGCCGCACCTCGGGACGCCCGAGTGGAAGGCGGTGGAGAAGAAGCTGCGGGCGGTGTCCCCGGGGGTCGGCGGCCGGTTCTTCGCCTGGCTGACCGACGGGATACCGACGACGACCGGGCGTTCCTCCGCACGCAGCTCCCGCCCCCCGTGGTCACGGTCCTGA
- the fabG gene encoding beta-ketoacyl-ACP reductase — MSRSVLVTGGNRGIGLAIARSFAEQGDQVAVTHRGSGAPDGLFGVQCDVTDADAVDRAFAEVEERQGPVEVLVSNAGITRDGLLMRMKEEDFTEVLDANLTAAYRVSKRATAKMVRGRFGRMIFVSSVVGLLGSAGQANYAASKAGLVGLARSIARELGSRNITANVVAPGFVTTDMTAALPEARQKEILGQVPLGRYADADEIAGVVRFLASDAAGYITGAVVPVDGGLGMGH; from the coding sequence GTGAGCAGATCGGTGCTGGTGACCGGCGGCAATCGGGGTATCGGACTGGCGATCGCCCGCTCCTTCGCCGAGCAGGGGGACCAGGTGGCGGTCACCCACCGCGGCAGCGGGGCCCCCGACGGGCTGTTCGGCGTCCAGTGCGACGTCACCGACGCCGACGCCGTCGACCGGGCCTTCGCGGAGGTCGAGGAGCGCCAGGGCCCGGTCGAGGTGCTGGTCAGCAACGCCGGAATCACCCGCGACGGCCTCCTGATGCGGATGAAGGAGGAGGACTTCACCGAGGTCCTCGACGCCAACCTCACCGCCGCCTACCGGGTGTCGAAGCGGGCGACGGCGAAGATGGTGCGCGGTCGCTTCGGCCGCATGATCTTCGTGTCGTCGGTCGTCGGACTCCTCGGCTCGGCGGGTCAGGCCAACTACGCCGCGAGCAAGGCCGGGCTGGTCGGCCTGGCGCGCTCCATCGCCCGCGAGCTGGGCAGCCGCAACATCACCGCCAACGTCGTGGCCCCGGGCTTCGTCACCACCGACATGACCGCGGCGCTGCCGGAGGCCCGGCAGAAGGAGATCCTCGGACAGGTCCCGCTCGGCCGGTACGCCGACGCGGACGAGATCGCCGGCGTCGTCCGCTTCCTCGCGAGCGACGCCGCCGGCTACATCACCGGGGCGGTCGTCCCGGTCGACGGCGGACTGGGAATGGGGCACTGA
- a CDS encoding ferrochelatase produces the protein MPRATVDITPAGQRPDEDPSLAVRNNGGVPPSSEPAPSGRREALLVLSFGGPEGHDDVMPFLENVTRGRGIPRERLEEVAEHYHHFGGVSLINEQNKALIAAVEKELAAAGLDLPVYWGNRNWAPYVEDTWAQMAADGIEHVYVFATSAYASFSGCRQYHEDIARARVSSGGGPTAEKLPHYFDTPGFVQANADALAAAIGSLPEDLRGTARLVATAHSIPDAMAAVAGPQGHAYEAELMAAAERVVAEAAPGRTFDLVWQSRSGPPSVPWLEPDVNDHLRTLAASGETAVVLFPIGFVSDHLEVIWDLDNEAKQTAEELGLAFARAATAGTHPAFVESVRLLLEERRAGGLPRLGTDCPASCCFVRRPVGRHGGQEPSPR, from the coding sequence GTGCCCCGCGCCACCGTCGACATCACGCCCGCAGGCCAGCGCCCCGACGAGGACCCCTCCCTCGCCGTCCGCAACAACGGCGGTGTCCCGCCGTCCTCCGAACCGGCGCCGTCCGGACGACGGGAGGCGCTGCTCGTCCTCTCCTTCGGCGGACCCGAGGGGCACGACGACGTGATGCCGTTCCTCGAGAACGTGACCCGCGGCCGGGGCATCCCGCGGGAGCGGCTGGAGGAGGTGGCCGAGCACTACCACCACTTCGGCGGCGTCAGCCTGATCAACGAGCAGAACAAGGCGCTGATCGCGGCCGTGGAGAAGGAGCTGGCCGCGGCCGGTCTGGACCTGCCGGTCTACTGGGGCAACCGCAACTGGGCGCCCTACGTCGAGGACACCTGGGCGCAGATGGCCGCCGACGGCATCGAGCACGTCTACGTCTTCGCCACCTCGGCCTACGCCTCGTTCTCCGGCTGCCGGCAGTACCACGAGGACATCGCGCGGGCCCGCGTGTCCTCCGGTGGGGGGCCGACGGCGGAGAAGCTGCCGCACTACTTCGACACCCCCGGGTTCGTCCAGGCCAACGCCGACGCCCTCGCAGCGGCGATCGGCTCGCTGCCCGAGGACCTGCGGGGAACCGCCCGGCTGGTCGCGACGGCGCACAGCATCCCCGACGCCATGGCCGCCGTCGCCGGGCCGCAGGGCCACGCCTACGAGGCCGAGCTCATGGCGGCCGCGGAGCGGGTCGTGGCGGAGGCGGCACCGGGCCGGACGTTCGACCTGGTGTGGCAGAGCCGCAGCGGTCCGCCGTCCGTGCCGTGGCTCGAGCCGGATGTGAACGACCACCTGCGCACGCTGGCGGCCTCCGGCGAGACGGCCGTCGTCCTCTTCCCGATCGGCTTCGTCAGCGACCACCTCGAGGTGATCTGGGACCTGGACAACGAGGCGAAGCAGACCGCCGAGGAGCTGGGCCTGGCCTTCGCCCGAGCGGCGACGGCGGGCACGCACCCGGCGTTCGTCGAGTCGGTCCGCCTCCTGCTGGAGGAGCGCCGCGCGGGAGGACTCCCGCGCCTGGGCACCGACTGCCCGGCGTCATGCTGTTTCGTTCGTCGCCCTGTCGGGCGACACGGCGGCCAGGAGCCGTCCCCCCGCTGA